A genomic region of Vampirovibrio chlorellavorus contains the following coding sequences:
- a CDS encoding MFS transporter, whose amino-acid sequence MNHTENPQNNPQASSSLEPAPESSPQKDQPGWLEGISRYHWLVFVGCWLGGIFDGMDSTLMSVAMPTAIGELTGSTDKSVIGPIASYVTSIFLLGWMAGGILFGVIGDKLGRVRSMVFSILLYALFTGLAGFAQNWEQLAVCRFLTGLGIGGELVSISTFLTEVWPARSRAIAIGVLITSYQAGVFIAGSINTLFQDWRTTFWIGALPALLVIFLRTSLKESDRWLEAKERSLQAEKPASHWQALFQPAHAQSLLVGGLAFGGLLVGYWASLAWIPLWVQDLLQTSGTGAERGIVTMYQGVAAVVGCSMAGLFCDWLGRRSTIILSSLGCLLASGLLFLTNTSFSSAIYWQTALLGYFIGLIQAAMYIYLPELFPTLIRASATGFCLNVGRLTTAIAVFYVGDLIQLISKQQLGAHWFGNASLSDYGVAAFLFALAYLASVGAALFGAETKGKPLLE is encoded by the coding sequence GTGAACCATACGGAAAACCCGCAAAATAACCCGCAAGCATCCTCATCATTAGAGCCCGCCCCGGAGTCGTCCCCCCAAAAGGATCAACCCGGTTGGCTGGAGGGCATTAGCCGGTATCACTGGCTGGTATTTGTAGGGTGCTGGCTGGGCGGCATCTTCGACGGGATGGACTCCACCCTGATGTCCGTGGCCATGCCCACCGCCATTGGGGAGTTGACCGGCAGCACGGACAAATCCGTCATTGGCCCTATTGCTTCCTACGTCACCAGCATCTTTCTGTTGGGCTGGATGGCCGGAGGCATTTTGTTCGGGGTGATTGGAGACAAACTGGGCCGGGTGCGCTCCATGGTCTTTTCCATTTTGCTATACGCCCTATTTACAGGGCTAGCCGGATTCGCCCAAAACTGGGAACAACTGGCCGTCTGCCGTTTTCTGACCGGCCTGGGCATTGGTGGTGAGCTGGTCAGTATCTCCACGTTTTTAACCGAAGTCTGGCCCGCCCGCTCCAGAGCCATTGCCATTGGGGTGCTTATCACCTCCTATCAGGCGGGAGTTTTTATCGCAGGCTCCATCAACACCCTTTTTCAGGACTGGCGAACCACCTTCTGGATTGGGGCCTTGCCCGCCCTGTTGGTCATTTTCCTCAGAACCTCCCTGAAAGAATCGGATCGGTGGCTGGAGGCAAAAGAGCGCAGCCTGCAAGCGGAAAAACCCGCCTCCCACTGGCAGGCCCTGTTCCAGCCTGCCCATGCCCAAAGCCTGCTTGTCGGGGGACTGGCCTTCGGTGGGCTGCTGGTGGGGTATTGGGCTTCCCTGGCCTGGATTCCCCTGTGGGTGCAGGACTTGCTACAAACCAGCGGTACCGGCGCGGAGCGGGGCATTGTGACCATGTACCAGGGCGTCGCCGCTGTGGTGGGATGCAGTATGGCGGGCCTGTTCTGCGACTGGCTGGGCCGACGCAGCACCATTATTCTGTCCTCGCTGGGCTGCCTGCTGGCCTCTGGCTTACTGTTTTTGACCAATACCAGCTTCTCATCGGCCATTTACTGGCAAACGGCCTTGCTGGGCTACTTCATCGGCCTGATTCAGGCGGCCATGTACATTTACTTGCCAGAGCTGTTTCCCACGCTCATCCGGGCCTCCGCCACCGGTTTTTGCCTGAATGTGGGCCGGTTGACCACGGCCATCGCCGTGTTCTACGTGGGGGATCTCATTCAACTCATCAGCAAGCAGCAGCTGGGGGCCCACTGGTTTGGAAACGCCTCCCTCTCCGATTATGGCGTGGCCGCCTTTTTATTCGCCCTGGCCTATCTGGCCTCGGTGGGAGCGGCCCTATTTGGCGCTGAGACCAAGGGAAAACCCCTGTTGGAATAA
- the ftsE gene encoding cell division ATP-binding protein FtsE: MIKFINTTKRYGNTYALNDVSFEIEMGEFVFFVGSSGAGKSSIMKLIYREEIATSGTVLVGRVDISRLKPDQVPKLRRRMGIVFQDFKLLPGQTVFDNVAYVLRALGVGPTEIRKRVLGALKVVGLIDKVDAFVEELSGGEQQRVGIARAIVNGPSLVIADEPTGNLDPTNSMEIMNLLEQINQRGTTILISTHNHQIVNQMRKRVITMQNGELIRDVHEGVYE, encoded by the coding sequence ATGATTAAATTTATCAACACCACCAAGCGTTACGGCAATACTTATGCGCTGAACGACGTGAGTTTTGAGATCGAAATGGGCGAATTCGTCTTTTTCGTGGGATCTTCCGGTGCCGGTAAATCCAGTATTATGAAGCTGATTTACCGGGAGGAAATCGCCACCTCTGGCACTGTTCTGGTGGGTCGGGTGGATATTTCAAGACTCAAGCCGGATCAGGTGCCCAAGCTGCGTCGTCGCATGGGCATTGTGTTTCAGGATTTCAAATTGCTGCCCGGCCAGACGGTGTTCGATAATGTGGCTTACGTACTGAGGGCCTTGGGCGTGGGCCCTACGGAAATCCGCAAGCGTGTGCTGGGCGCTTTAAAAGTGGTGGGCCTGATCGACAAGGTGGACGCCTTCGTCGAGGAATTATCCGGTGGGGAGCAGCAGCGGGTGGGCATCGCCCGAGCCATCGTGAACGGCCCCTCTCTGGTGATTGCCGATGAACCCACTGGAAATCTGGACCCCACCAACTCCATGGAGATTATGAACCTGTTGGAGCAGATCAATCAGCGCGGCACTACCATCCTGATTTCTACGCACAACCACCAAATCGTCAACCAAATGCGCAAACGGGTGATTACCATGCAAAATGGGGAATTGATTCGCGATGTGCATGAGGGCGTCTACGAATAA
- a CDS encoding cell division protein FtsX, which yields MSSHFMDNMATEIRITTRILQETWGGMTRTGWMNLIIIVTMASILSIFGTLSVFVLETQLFVENIGSALKISVYAKDNVDVTDVQAEIIALSTVKSVELVTKEEAWDDMKKNYQVPDIQNPLPNTFHVQVKDQEQIKPTVAKLKTLDGVEEVNYAKSVLDKLQGVSRLTSAVGLAVSIFLGTLTFFIISNTIHLLIEARGREIEIMRMMGVGNWYIRLPFLLQGAFYGLVGASIALVPLMAVNHYISLLFNYFQFSTSNYSSGVVTLVLFLMGVIVGSGGAAASTRKYLRI from the coding sequence ATGAGCTCTCATTTCATGGACAATATGGCCACCGAAATCCGCATTACCACCCGGATTTTGCAGGAAACCTGGGGTGGCATGACCCGTACCGGCTGGATGAACCTGATTATTATTGTGACCATGGCCTCCATCCTCAGCATTTTTGGCACGTTGTCCGTTTTTGTGCTGGAAACCCAACTGTTTGTTGAAAATATCGGCTCGGCCCTCAAAATTTCCGTCTACGCCAAGGACAACGTGGATGTCACCGACGTTCAGGCTGAAATCATCGCGTTGTCCACGGTGAAAAGCGTGGAACTGGTGACCAAGGAAGAGGCCTGGGATGATATGAAAAAGAATTACCAGGTGCCGGACATTCAAAACCCCCTGCCCAACACCTTCCACGTGCAGGTGAAAGATCAGGAGCAGATTAAGCCCACGGTAGCCAAGCTCAAAACGCTGGACGGGGTAGAGGAAGTGAACTACGCCAAAAGCGTTCTGGATAAGCTGCAAGGGGTGTCTCGCTTAACGTCAGCGGTGGGACTGGCCGTTAGCATCTTTTTGGGGACGCTGACCTTTTTTATTATCAGCAATACCATCCATTTGCTGATTGAGGCCCGTGGCCGGGAAATCGAGATTATGCGCATGATGGGCGTGGGCAACTGGTACATTCGGTTGCCGTTTTTGCTGCAAGGCGCATTTTATGGCCTGGTGGGCGCTTCCATCGCCCTGGTGCCGTTGATGGCCGTCAATCACTACATCTCTTTGCTGTTTAACTACTTCCAGTTTTCCACCAGCAATTACAGTTCCGGGGTGGTCACGCTGGTATTATTCCTGATGGGCGTGATCGTGGGCAGTGGCGGTGCTGCCGCGTCCACCCGCAAGTACCTGAGAATCTGA
- the miaB gene encoding tRNA (N6-isopentenyl adenosine(37)-C2)-methylthiotransferase MiaB: protein MTTTAPPRKVYLETLGCQMNFNDSEVMLGLLKTEGFERVENREQADLLIVNTCQIRGSAEDKAFSYLGAWGKLKARNPRIKIAMAGCVSQQNKETIFKRAPYVDIVFGTQNIHELPELVRKAFNGENNILAVDRQKPRSTYDYINDVAPVRESDISAWVTIIEGCDYFCTYCVVPYTRGRQISRSPESIIREVLNLAAHGFKEITLLGQTVDSYGKDFEDRQYGLAELLEELSEIAGIERIRFMTSHPLDLNDRIIQAVADLPKVMEYIHIPMQAGDDEILARMKRGYTAQQYYDLVHKIYDKVPNVAVSGDYIVGFPGETEAQFQRTVESVALSGIHNANTAAYSPRKQTPAAIWEARGEEIPEAVKEERLQILIAAIREQSFKMNRPYLNQTVEILVEGKSKRNPSRLTGRTRTNKVVNFDTPLSEDALVGQLVSVKITEALPFSLLGEMVGPDPLHVPDGMQTV from the coding sequence ATGACTACCACTGCTCCCCCCCGCAAGGTGTACCTGGAAACGCTGGGCTGCCAGATGAACTTCAACGATTCTGAAGTGATGCTGGGCTTGCTGAAAACCGAGGGCTTCGAGCGGGTAGAGAATCGGGAGCAGGCCGATTTGCTGATTGTGAACACCTGCCAAATTCGGGGCTCGGCTGAAGACAAGGCTTTTAGCTATCTGGGGGCATGGGGCAAGCTGAAGGCCAGGAACCCACGTATTAAAATCGCCATGGCCGGCTGTGTTTCTCAACAGAACAAGGAAACCATTTTCAAGCGGGCCCCTTACGTGGACATCGTTTTCGGTACCCAGAACATTCATGAGCTGCCCGAACTGGTTCGCAAGGCGTTTAACGGGGAAAACAACATTCTGGCTGTGGATCGTCAAAAGCCCCGCAGCACTTACGATTACATTAACGATGTGGCGCCTGTGCGGGAGAGTGACATTTCCGCCTGGGTCACCATCATTGAAGGCTGCGACTATTTCTGCACCTACTGCGTGGTGCCCTACACCCGGGGCCGTCAAATCAGCCGTTCCCCGGAATCCATTATCCGGGAAGTGCTGAACCTGGCCGCCCATGGCTTTAAGGAAATCACCCTGCTGGGCCAAACCGTAGATTCTTACGGCAAGGACTTTGAGGATCGTCAATACGGACTGGCCGAATTGCTGGAAGAGCTGAGCGAGATTGCGGGCATTGAACGTATTCGCTTTATGACCTCTCACCCGCTGGATTTGAATGACCGCATTATTCAGGCCGTGGCCGATCTGCCCAAGGTCATGGAGTACATCCATATCCCCATGCAGGCCGGTGATGACGAGATTCTGGCCCGCATGAAGCGAGGCTATACCGCTCAGCAGTACTACGATTTGGTACATAAAATTTACGATAAGGTGCCCAACGTGGCCGTCAGTGGCGATTATATCGTGGGTTTTCCCGGCGAGACCGAGGCCCAGTTTCAGCGCACTGTGGAATCCGTGGCCTTATCGGGCATTCATAACGCCAACACCGCCGCTTATTCACCTCGCAAGCAAACGCCTGCGGCCATTTGGGAAGCCCGTGGGGAAGAAATCCCTGAGGCGGTCAAAGAGGAGCGCTTGCAGATCCTGATTGCGGCCATTCGGGAGCAATCGTTCAAGATGAATCGCCCTTACCTCAACCAGACCGTGGAAATCCTGGTGGAAGGCAAGAGCAAGCGCAACCCCAGCCGACTGACGGGTCGCACCCGCACCAACAAGGTGGTGAATTTCGACACGCCGCTCAGCGAAGACGCTCTGGTGGGCCAGTTGGTGTCCGTGAAAATTACGGAAGCCTTGCCCTTCTCCCTATTGGGCGAAATGGTGGGCCCCGATCCGCTGCACGTTCCAGATGGCATGCAAACGGTCTAA
- the glgP gene encoding alpha-glucan family phosphorylase, translating into MPLPKVAYFSMEIAIDQSLRTYSGGLGFLSGSHMRSAGHLNLPMVGVGVLWAEGYGDQQVGADGNVEIVYVKRQYPFLKDTGIVVEVEIYGQPVKIKGLLLEPETFGTVPIYFLTTDLPENTPEHRSWTDKLYDGDERIRVAQEIILGIGGLRVLKAAKENCDLIHLNEGHALPAVFELLEDFNGDLERVRHSTVFTTHTPVAAGNETHNVHLLAEAGFFGKMPVQEAIRLGGEDFSLTVAALRMSRLANGVSQLHGLVANNMWHWVDNRCPIIAITNATNLQYWQDPRFLNVEDPDCLLDIKREMKVELFDYIKQTTGKQFDPDVLTVVWARRFTEYKRPALILQDLERIRKLFNEKKIQLIYAGKFHPKDTTGRQIFNEVLALSREIPEIAVLTGPGYELELSGLLKRGADVWLNTPVRPLEASGTSGMSANMNGAIHFSIYDGWAVEGTFDNINGYLIHEKNGDAMEYLNVEDRHQQDYEIMMRILENEIIPTYYNNKKQWANLMIHAIRTSQSYFDSDRMAIEYFVRLYKSIEI; encoded by the coding sequence ATGCCCTTACCGAAAGTAGCCTATTTTTCGATGGAGATTGCCATTGATCAGTCTTTACGTACCTATTCGGGGGGCTTAGGGTTTCTGTCCGGAAGCCATATGCGTTCCGCCGGGCATTTGAATTTGCCCATGGTGGGTGTGGGCGTTCTTTGGGCTGAAGGCTATGGCGATCAGCAAGTGGGCGCCGATGGTAACGTGGAAATCGTCTACGTAAAGCGTCAGTACCCTTTCCTGAAAGACACCGGTATTGTGGTGGAAGTGGAAATTTACGGCCAGCCGGTCAAAATCAAGGGATTGCTGCTGGAGCCTGAAACATTCGGCACGGTGCCCATTTACTTCTTAACCACCGATCTCCCCGAAAATACCCCGGAACATCGTAGCTGGACCGATAAGCTATACGATGGCGACGAGCGCATCCGGGTGGCCCAGGAGATCATTCTGGGGATTGGCGGCTTGCGGGTGCTGAAGGCTGCCAAGGAAAACTGTGATCTCATTCACCTGAACGAAGGTCACGCCTTGCCCGCCGTATTTGAATTGCTGGAAGACTTCAACGGCGACCTGGAGCGGGTGCGGCACTCCACCGTATTCACCACCCACACCCCGGTGGCCGCTGGCAACGAAACCCATAACGTCCACTTGCTGGCCGAAGCGGGCTTCTTTGGCAAAATGCCGGTGCAGGAAGCCATCCGTCTGGGCGGAGAAGACTTTTCCCTGACTGTCGCGGCCCTGCGCATGAGCCGCCTGGCCAATGGGGTTTCCCAGCTGCATGGGCTGGTGGCCAACAACATGTGGCACTGGGTAGACAATCGTTGCCCCATTATCGCCATTACCAACGCCACCAACCTGCAATACTGGCAAGATCCCCGCTTCCTGAATGTGGAAGATCCCGATTGCCTGTTGGACATCAAGCGGGAAATGAAGGTTGAGCTGTTTGATTACATTAAGCAAACCACGGGTAAGCAATTCGATCCCGATGTGCTGACCGTGGTCTGGGCCCGTCGCTTTACCGAATACAAGCGTCCGGCCCTGATTTTGCAGGATTTGGAGCGCATTAGAAAGCTGTTCAACGAAAAGAAAATCCAGCTGATCTACGCCGGTAAGTTTCACCCGAAAGATACCACGGGTCGTCAAATCTTCAACGAAGTGCTGGCCCTGTCCCGTGAGATTCCTGAAATTGCCGTCCTCACCGGCCCCGGCTACGAGCTGGAGCTCAGCGGTTTGCTCAAACGGGGCGCCGATGTGTGGTTGAACACGCCGGTTCGTCCTCTGGAAGCCTCCGGTACTTCCGGTATGTCCGCCAACATGAATGGGGCCATTCACTTCTCCATTTACGATGGCTGGGCCGTGGAAGGGACCTTTGACAATATCAACGGGTACCTGATTCACGAGAAAAATGGCGACGCCATGGAGTACCTGAATGTGGAAGATCGCCACCAGCAGGATTACGAAATCATGATGCGCATTCTGGAGAACGAGATTATCCCTACGTACTACAACAACAAAAAGCAGTGGGCCAATCTCATGATTCACGCCATCCGCACGTCCCAAAGCTACTTCGACTCGGATCGTATGGCCATCGAGTATTTTGTGCGCCTGTACAAATCCATTGAGATTTAA
- the folK gene encoding 2-amino-4-hydroxy-6-hydroxymethyldihydropteridine diphosphokinase, giving the protein MKQTARAYVALGSNMGERAAQVRQALGLLQAHSAIRLRQISRFFETEPVGIREARDPQWFVNAVVGIDTEFTPEELLNVCLSIERRLGRKRDLEAPVEPGVYTSRTMDIDILFYEDRVIDEPSLTVPHPRMHQRSFTLLPMLDIAPQWLHPVLGQTMQELYQQLDHTQSEPGPTDQPALTAATV; this is encoded by the coding sequence GTGAAGCAGACGGCGCGGGCGTATGTGGCCTTGGGCAGCAATATGGGAGAACGGGCGGCGCAGGTGCGGCAAGCCTTGGGGCTTTTGCAGGCTCACAGCGCCATACGGTTGCGGCAAATTTCCCGCTTTTTTGAGACCGAGCCGGTGGGTATTCGAGAAGCCCGAGACCCTCAGTGGTTCGTGAACGCCGTGGTGGGCATTGATACCGAATTTACCCCTGAGGAGCTGCTGAACGTGTGCCTGTCCATTGAACGCCGTCTGGGCCGCAAACGGGACTTAGAGGCCCCGGTGGAGCCGGGTGTTTACACTTCTCGGACCATGGATATCGACATTCTGTTTTACGAGGACCGGGTCATTGACGAGCCCAGCCTGACGGTGCCTCATCCCCGCATGCATCAGCGCAGTTTTACCTTGCTCCCCATGCTGGATATCGCTCCCCAGTGGCTGCATCCGGTTTTGGGTCAGACCATGCAAGAACTTTACCAGCAATTGGATCACACCCAGAGCGAACCCGGGCCCACCGATCAGCCTGCCTTGACCGCCGCGACCGTTTGA
- a CDS encoding flavodoxin domain-containing protein — protein MSTPKSHEQNANTPTEAGQSGLAFWYLQYWPAILVGVLLSMAIMGMGSPQIPAFLIWLPPFVALVLLLIAIVSAPRAKKPQETPWEKREREAAERLQSTVAPQESAQTPVAAEAAAPVEAVAEAAPAAEMVAGDVDVLVLWGSETGTAQGLAEMTENRLKEAGKTARAVSMAQVKLEQLPGFNKVLILTSTWGDGEPPSNGIDLWEACQKKTVDMSKTGFSVLALGDTAYPEFCKCGKDFDGFLEKMGAKRIYPRVDCDLNYEANYEKWFTGVQQALG, from the coding sequence ATGAGTACGCCCAAATCTCACGAACAAAACGCAAACACCCCCACAGAGGCTGGACAGTCCGGTTTGGCTTTCTGGTATCTTCAGTACTGGCCTGCGATCTTGGTGGGTGTCCTGCTCAGCATGGCCATTATGGGCATGGGTAGCCCTCAGATTCCTGCTTTCCTCATCTGGTTGCCCCCCTTTGTGGCACTGGTGTTATTGCTGATCGCCATCGTTTCTGCCCCGCGTGCAAAAAAACCTCAGGAAACCCCTTGGGAAAAGCGGGAGCGGGAAGCAGCCGAGCGCCTGCAATCAACTGTGGCGCCTCAGGAATCCGCTCAGACCCCCGTGGCTGCTGAAGCGGCAGCCCCGGTGGAAGCAGTGGCCGAAGCAGCGCCCGCCGCTGAAATGGTGGCTGGCGATGTGGATGTGCTGGTGCTGTGGGGTTCTGAGACCGGAACGGCCCAAGGCTTGGCCGAGATGACCGAAAACCGCCTGAAAGAGGCCGGTAAAACCGCACGGGCGGTCAGTATGGCCCAAGTCAAGCTGGAACAACTGCCCGGCTTTAACAAGGTACTCATCTTGACCAGCACCTGGGGCGATGGTGAGCCGCCGTCCAACGGGATCGATCTGTGGGAAGCCTGCCAGAAGAAGACCGTGGATATGAGCAAAACCGGATTCAGCGTGCTGGCGCTGGGCGACACCGCTTATCCCGAATTTTGCAAATGCGGCAAGGACTTTGATGGTTTCCTGGAAAAAATGGGGGCCAAGCGCATCTATCCCCGAGTGGATTGCGATTTGAACTACGAAGCCAATTACGAGAAGTGGTTCACCGGGGTGCAACAAGCGCTGGGTTAA
- a CDS encoding endonuclease MutS2: protein MQDSLDLLEWPALFEQLLQECLTPYGIQQWEAQPFFADTDAIIQHQQEVEGLKTLLIRHGDVISDTLLPDINPVVKRLAKEGFLNLQEIRATMRVVDLGGRLIRHFARGLRSENQLDYLSDLLNESVIPDDVLDYLQNLVESDGNIKDSASPELFSLRQKLRHQKQAMQQKIQHFLQNPDFAQALQSAIVTERDGRSVFPVKAEYKNKLPGVIHGASATGSTVYIEPQILVTLNNALQGLQADLQKEIERILKQISLYLHGHWEALEALVSALGRLDRRLAAARLSRLLNANPVTLIQSEQLIDLKQARHPLLVLQTRKDPLKSVVANDIQLGLTGDRTMVVTGPNTGGKTVLLKTVGLFACMLRAGLHLPVGEQSRMSLFTNVLVDIGDQQSIAQSLSTFSAHIQRLKSFLADETDLRYGLVLIDEIAAGTDPAEGAALAKAVLDELYQKGALTIVTTHLGELKLDAHQHTGFVNASVEFDAETLSPTYRLMIGVPGASNAITIAEKLGLKESVIRRARAGLSAPARESSELLQELETRNRQLEEELQRARSYRLEAQETYEKLEFERQKLEADKRQTLKQFQTSLKSRIHDLENQLKEMRKAALQGQVKYPEKMAGKLKAMGKKADEAFFESRESIGDVVRLKVSDLKLGETVTSRQLEVTGEIIAIDSGSKEVTLQVGILRMTVPVSDLERPYKSRLPQKQQPKAKHLERKKRVDEGASVLDEPLDPSLSCDVRGQRADDALLQVEKFLDEAMMAGYQAVAIVHGQGTGALKKQIRQYLSGSSYVKRYYPAQATQGGDGKTIIELAS, encoded by the coding sequence ATGCAGGATTCGCTTGATTTACTGGAATGGCCCGCGCTTTTTGAACAATTGCTTCAGGAGTGCTTAACGCCGTATGGCATTCAGCAGTGGGAAGCTCAGCCTTTTTTCGCAGACACCGATGCCATCATCCAGCACCAGCAGGAGGTGGAAGGCCTCAAGACCCTGCTCATTCGCCATGGGGATGTCATCAGCGATACCCTGCTGCCCGATATCAACCCGGTGGTAAAACGGCTGGCCAAAGAAGGCTTTTTAAACCTGCAGGAAATTCGGGCCACCATGCGGGTGGTGGATCTGGGGGGACGCCTGATTCGGCACTTCGCTCGGGGCTTGCGCAGTGAAAACCAGCTAGATTACCTCTCAGACCTGCTGAACGAGTCCGTCATTCCGGATGATGTGCTGGATTACCTGCAAAATTTGGTGGAATCTGACGGCAACATCAAGGATTCGGCCAGCCCGGAACTATTCAGCCTGCGCCAAAAGCTGCGCCACCAGAAGCAGGCCATGCAGCAAAAAATCCAGCACTTTTTACAAAACCCGGATTTCGCCCAGGCCCTGCAAAGCGCCATTGTCACCGAACGAGATGGTCGCTCGGTGTTCCCGGTGAAAGCCGAATATAAAAACAAGCTACCGGGGGTCATCCACGGGGCCTCGGCCACCGGTTCAACCGTCTACATAGAACCGCAGATTCTGGTCACCCTGAACAACGCCCTGCAAGGTCTACAAGCCGATTTGCAAAAAGAGATTGAGCGCATTCTCAAGCAGATTTCCCTGTACCTGCACGGCCACTGGGAAGCGCTCGAAGCGCTGGTATCGGCGCTGGGCAGACTGGATCGCCGCCTGGCTGCCGCGCGCCTGAGTCGCCTGCTGAACGCCAATCCGGTCACTCTGATTCAGAGCGAGCAGTTAATCGATCTCAAACAGGCCCGGCATCCCCTGTTGGTGCTGCAAACCCGCAAAGATCCGCTCAAATCCGTGGTGGCCAATGACATTCAGTTGGGCCTTACCGGCGATCGCACCATGGTGGTCACCGGTCCCAACACCGGGGGCAAAACCGTACTGCTGAAAACCGTGGGCCTGTTTGCCTGCATGCTGCGGGCCGGATTGCATCTACCCGTGGGCGAGCAGTCCCGTATGTCCCTGTTTACCAACGTACTGGTGGATATTGGCGATCAGCAAAGTATCGCCCAGAGTTTGTCCACGTTTTCCGCCCATATCCAGCGTTTAAAGTCATTTCTGGCCGATGAAACCGATTTGCGTTATGGGTTGGTGCTGATTGACGAGATCGCCGCCGGAACCGACCCCGCCGAAGGGGCCGCCTTGGCCAAAGCGGTGCTGGATGAGCTTTACCAAAAAGGCGCTTTAACCATCGTCACCACCCACTTGGGCGAACTGAAGCTGGATGCCCACCAGCACACGGGTTTTGTGAACGCCAGTGTTGAGTTTGACGCCGAAACCCTCAGCCCCACCTATCGCCTGATGATTGGGGTGCCCGGGGCCAGCAACGCCATTACCATCGCCGAAAAACTGGGCCTCAAGGAGAGCGTCATCCGCCGGGCCAGAGCCGGGCTGAGCGCCCCGGCCCGGGAATCCTCCGAGTTGCTGCAAGAACTGGAAACCAGAAATCGACAACTGGAAGAGGAACTGCAACGGGCCCGTTCCTACCGGCTGGAAGCGCAGGAAACCTATGAAAAGCTGGAATTCGAGCGGCAAAAGCTGGAAGCGGACAAGCGCCAGACTCTCAAGCAGTTCCAAACCAGCCTGAAAAGCCGCATTCACGATCTGGAAAACCAGTTAAAGGAAATGCGTAAGGCCGCCCTTCAAGGGCAGGTGAAGTATCCCGAAAAAATGGCGGGTAAACTGAAAGCCATGGGCAAAAAGGCGGATGAGGCCTTTTTCGAGAGTCGGGAAAGCATTGGCGATGTGGTTCGTCTGAAAGTTTCGGATTTAAAACTGGGCGAAACGGTGACCAGCCGCCAACTGGAAGTGACCGGAGAGATTATTGCCATTGATAGTGGCTCTAAAGAAGTGACCCTGCAAGTGGGCATCCTGCGGATGACCGTGCCGGTGTCGGATCTGGAGCGTCCCTACAAATCCCGACTCCCTCAAAAGCAGCAGCCTAAAGCCAAGCACTTAGAACGCAAAAAGCGGGTGGATGAAGGGGCCTCGGTTCTGGATGAGCCCTTGGACCCCAGTCTGAGCTGTGATGTGCGGGGACAGCGGGCTGATGACGCCCTGCTTCAGGTGGAAAAATTTCTGGATGAAGCCATGATGGCGGGCTATCAGGCGGTAGCCATTGTGCATGGACAAGGCACCGGGGCGCTGAAAAAGCAAATCCGCCAGTACTTATCCGGTTCCAGCTACGTCAAGCGCTATTACCCGGCGCAGGCCACCCAGGGGGGCGACGGTAAGACCATTATTGAACTGGCCAGCTAA